In Azospirillum baldaniorum, one DNA window encodes the following:
- a CDS encoding SbmA/BacA-like family transporter translates to MAKRIFPRTASAFVRRFAGLAGGYWSGRDRWSVWLLGAALLALTVAQVSVPVMMNLWSQRLFDALEQRAMDRLPVMVAAAGGILLYNIAVTVAHLWVKRRLQFGWRAWLTRRLVGAWVSDGREQALPSRPGDHDNPDGRIAEDVRIVTELAVDLGHSLTYCLLLLVSFASILWRLSGVAPVAFGGVSLAVPGHLLLLALAFAAAGTTAAIAVARPLVRAAERRQGLEADFRFGLARVRENASVIARQRGEAVERGRMSLLFDGVRRGWERQTGALVRVMAFGASYSVLSAVFPILVVAPRYAAGAITLGVMMQTAQAFQQAVAALSWPIDNLATVAQWTASVERVLGLKEALDGITPLPPVKAPAPDLLSDGGNTARKR, encoded by the coding sequence ATGGCGAAACGGATCTTCCCAAGGACCGCCTCTGCTTTCGTCCGGCGCTTCGCCGGACTGGCCGGGGGCTACTGGTCGGGGCGGGACCGCTGGTCGGTGTGGCTGCTGGGGGCGGCCCTGCTGGCCCTGACGGTGGCGCAGGTGTCGGTCCCGGTCATGATGAACCTGTGGAGCCAGCGCCTGTTCGACGCGCTGGAGCAGCGGGCGATGGACCGCCTGCCGGTAATGGTCGCGGCGGCCGGCGGCATCCTGCTCTACAACATCGCCGTCACCGTGGCGCATCTGTGGGTGAAGCGGCGCCTCCAGTTCGGCTGGCGGGCGTGGCTGACCCGGCGGCTGGTCGGCGCGTGGGTGTCGGACGGGCGGGAACAGGCCCTCCCCTCCCGCCCCGGCGACCATGACAATCCGGACGGGCGCATCGCCGAGGACGTCCGCATCGTCACCGAACTCGCTGTCGATCTCGGCCATTCGTTGACCTACTGCCTGTTGCTGCTGGTGAGTTTCGCCAGCATCCTGTGGCGGCTCTCCGGGGTGGCGCCGGTCGCGTTCGGCGGCGTGAGCCTTGCGGTGCCCGGCCATTTGCTTCTCCTCGCCTTGGCTTTTGCCGCCGCCGGGACCACCGCGGCCATCGCCGTCGCCCGGCCGCTGGTCCGCGCGGCGGAGCGCCGGCAGGGGCTGGAGGCCGATTTCCGTTTCGGCTTGGCACGGGTTCGCGAGAACGCTTCGGTCATCGCCCGGCAGCGCGGCGAGGCCGTGGAGCGCGGCCGCATGTCCCTGCTGTTCGACGGGGTGCGCCGCGGCTGGGAGCGGCAGACCGGCGCGCTGGTCCGTGTGATGGCCTTCGGCGCGTCCTATTCGGTGCTGTCCGCGGTCTTTCCCATTCTGGTGGTGGCGCCCCGCTACGCCGCGGGAGCCATCACGCTGGGGGTGATGATGCAGACCGCGCAGGCCTTCCAGCAAGCCGTCGCAGCGCTGTCCTGGCCCATCGACAATCTGGCGACCGTCGCCCAGTGGACGGCCTCGGTCGAGCGCGTACTGGGGCTGAAGGAGGCGCTGGACGGGATCACCCCCTTGCCCCCGGTCAAGGCGCCCGCTCCCGACCTCCTGTCCGATGGCGGCAACACCGCGCGGAAACGGTGA
- a CDS encoding HPP family protein gives MHREIRHLLRRWKITLLRKRENRRRLALFRPILPGANLKDRLIACCGAMLGLAATGLLCHNLLTHITSAPALVAPMGASAVLLFAVPASPLAQPWSIIGGNTLSALVGVMVAALIPDPMLAGGVAVALAIATMSMTRCLHPPGGAAALTAVIGGPAIAASGMQFVFYPVAVNSILLVLAGWTFHRFSGHSYPHRAPPKPANSHGTADPPARTRAGLTADDLDEAIRELGEALDVNRDDLSALLEKAELHAMERMHGGITCGDIMSRDVVTVSAEAHPEVARARLIEHSFRTLPVVDRRNVVVGLVGHAHLVGNAATVAAVMAPPVTAGPETPAFRLLGPLSDESTHEVAIVDGSGGLLGVVTQTDLLLVMARTNLLQSLDSARSPAALVAPASR, from the coding sequence ATGCACCGCGAGATACGGCATCTGCTGCGCCGCTGGAAAATCACTCTGCTGAGGAAACGCGAAAACCGCCGCCGCCTTGCCCTGTTCAGGCCCATCCTGCCCGGTGCGAACCTGAAGGACCGGTTGATTGCCTGCTGCGGGGCCATGCTCGGCCTCGCCGCGACGGGCCTGCTCTGCCACAACCTGCTGACCCACATCACCAGCGCGCCCGCCCTGGTGGCGCCGATGGGAGCGTCGGCGGTTCTGCTGTTCGCGGTGCCGGCCAGCCCGCTCGCCCAGCCCTGGTCGATCATCGGCGGAAACACCCTGTCGGCGCTGGTCGGGGTGATGGTGGCGGCGCTGATCCCCGACCCGATGCTGGCCGGCGGCGTGGCGGTGGCGCTGGCCATCGCGACCATGTCGATGACGCGCTGTCTGCACCCGCCGGGCGGCGCCGCCGCGCTGACCGCGGTGATCGGTGGGCCGGCGATCGCGGCGTCGGGAATGCAGTTCGTGTTCTATCCGGTGGCCGTCAATTCTATCCTGCTGGTGCTGGCGGGCTGGACGTTCCATCGCTTCTCCGGCCATTCCTACCCGCACCGGGCGCCGCCCAAGCCGGCCAACAGCCATGGCACCGCCGATCCGCCCGCCCGGACGCGCGCCGGCTTGACCGCCGATGACCTGGACGAGGCGATCCGCGAACTGGGGGAGGCGCTGGACGTCAACCGCGACGACCTGAGCGCCCTTCTGGAGAAGGCGGAGCTTCACGCCATGGAGCGGATGCATGGCGGGATCACCTGCGGCGACATCATGTCCCGCGACGTGGTGACGGTGAGCGCAGAGGCTCATCCCGAGGTGGCACGCGCGCGGCTGATCGAGCACAGCTTCCGCACCCTGCCGGTGGTCGACCGGCGCAACGTGGTGGTCGGTCTGGTCGGGCACGCGCATCTGGTTGGCAACGCTGCGACGGTGGCCGCGGTGATGGCCCCGCCGGTGACCGCCGGCCCGGAAACCCCGGCCTTCCGCCTGCTCGGCCCACTGTCGGACGAGAGCACGCACGAGGTCGCCATCGTGGATGGGAGCGGCGGACTGCTGGGGGTGGTGACCCAGACGGACCTGCTGCTGGTGATGGCCCGCACGAACCTGCTGCAATCGTTGGACAGCGCCCGGAGCCCGGCCGCGCTGGTGGCGCCGGCAAGCCGCTGA